One stretch of Streptomyces sp. NBC_00443 DNA includes these proteins:
- the purN gene encoding phosphoribosylglycinamide formyltransferase produces MPVSLLTVGCFVDFPVSGGAMHSYERTDVRRTDANLHAVGRMKNAPPRKGPTVAAKPVAKRLVVLVSGSGTNLQALLDEIAAVGSEAYGAEIVAVGADRENIEGLARAERAGLPTFVCKVKDHGSREEWDTALAEAVSAYEPDLVVSAGFMKIVGKEFLARFGGRFVNTHPALLPSFPGAHGVRDALAYGARVTGCTVHFVDDGVDTGPIIAQGVVEVRDEDDESALHERIKEVERRLLVEVVGRLARNGYRIEGRKVVIQ; encoded by the coding sequence GTGCCGGTATCGTTGCTGACGGTCGGCTGCTTCGTAGACTTCCCCGTATCCGGGGGTGCGATGCATTCGTATGAACGTACAGATGTGAGACGTACGGACGCGAACCTACATGCCGTCGGCCGCATGAAGAACGCACCCCCGAGAAAGGGCCCCACCGTGGCCGCCAAGCCCGTGGCCAAGCGCCTCGTCGTGCTGGTCTCCGGATCCGGCACCAATCTGCAGGCGCTGCTCGACGAGATCGCCGCCGTCGGTTCCGAGGCGTACGGCGCCGAGATCGTGGCCGTCGGCGCCGACCGCGAGAACATCGAGGGGCTCGCGCGGGCCGAGCGGGCGGGACTGCCCACCTTCGTGTGCAAGGTCAAGGACCACGGCAGCCGGGAGGAGTGGGACACGGCGCTCGCCGAGGCCGTATCCGCCTACGAGCCCGATCTCGTCGTCTCCGCCGGGTTCATGAAGATCGTGGGGAAGGAGTTCCTCGCGCGCTTCGGCGGGCGGTTCGTCAACACCCACCCCGCGCTCCTGCCCAGTTTTCCCGGCGCCCACGGCGTCCGCGACGCGCTCGCGTACGGCGCCAGGGTCACCGGCTGCACCGTTCACTTCGTCGACGACGGCGTCGACACCGGGCCGATCATCGCTCAGGGCGTGGTCGAGGTCCGGGACGAGGACGACGAGAGCGCTCTGCACGAGCGCATCAAGGAAGTCGAGCGAAGGCTGCTCGTCGAGGTCGTGGGGCGGCTCGCCCGCAACGGCTATCGCATTGAGGGACGAAAGGTAGTTATCCAGTGA
- the purH gene encoding bifunctional phosphoribosylaminoimidazolecarboxamide formyltransferase/IMP cyclohydrolase produces the protein MTAESNKRAIRRALVSVYDKTGLEDLARGLHEAGVELVSTGSTAAKIAAGGVPVTKVEELTGFPECLDGRVKTLHPRVHAGILADLRLDSHRQQLDELGVAPFDLVVVNLYPFSETVASGATPDECVEQIDIGGPSMVRAAAKNHPSVAVVTSPARYADVLAAVRDGGFDLTTRKRLAAEAFQHTAAYDVAVASWFASSYAPADESQFPDFLGATWERENTLRYGENPHQPAALYVDGSGSGLAQAEQLHGKEMSYNNYTDTDAARRAAYDHAEPCVAIIKHANPCGIAIGADVAEAHRKAHACDPLSAFGGVIAVNRPVSKEMAEQVAEIFTEVIVAPDYEEGALEALAKKKNIRVLRAPEGPKNDVEVKAVDGGVLLQVTDRLQAGGDDPANWTLATGDALSAGELAELAFAWKACRAVKSNAILLAKGGASVGVGMGQVNRVDSCKLAVERAGAERARGAYVASDAFFPFPDNIDVLSEAGVKAIVQPGGSVRDELVVEAAQKAGVTMYFTGTRHFFH, from the coding sequence GTGACCGCCGAGAGCAACAAGCGGGCCATTCGACGGGCGCTCGTCAGCGTCTACGACAAGACCGGTCTGGAAGACCTCGCGCGCGGCCTGCACGAGGCGGGTGTCGAGCTCGTCTCCACCGGCTCCACGGCCGCGAAGATCGCCGCGGGCGGTGTCCCGGTCACCAAGGTCGAGGAGCTCACCGGCTTCCCCGAGTGCCTGGACGGCCGCGTCAAGACGCTGCACCCGCGCGTGCACGCGGGCATCCTCGCCGACCTGCGGCTGGACAGCCACCGGCAGCAGCTCGACGAGCTGGGCGTGGCGCCCTTCGACCTCGTCGTCGTCAACCTCTACCCGTTCAGCGAGACCGTCGCCTCCGGCGCCACCCCCGACGAGTGCGTCGAGCAGATCGACATCGGCGGTCCGTCGATGGTGCGCGCCGCCGCCAAGAACCACCCGTCGGTCGCGGTCGTCACCAGCCCGGCCCGCTACGCCGACGTCCTCGCGGCCGTCCGCGACGGCGGCTTCGACCTCACCACCCGCAAGCGGCTCGCGGCCGAGGCCTTCCAGCACACGGCGGCGTACGACGTTGCCGTCGCGAGCTGGTTCGCCTCCTCCTACGCCCCCGCCGACGAGTCGCAGTTCCCCGACTTCCTCGGCGCCACCTGGGAGCGCGAGAACACCCTGCGCTACGGCGAGAACCCGCACCAGCCGGCGGCCCTGTACGTCGACGGCAGCGGGAGCGGTCTCGCGCAGGCCGAGCAGCTGCACGGCAAGGAGATGTCGTACAACAACTACACGGACACGGACGCCGCCCGCCGTGCCGCGTACGACCACGCCGAGCCCTGCGTCGCGATCATCAAGCACGCCAACCCCTGCGGCATCGCGATCGGCGCGGACGTCGCCGAGGCGCACCGCAAGGCACACGCGTGTGACCCGCTGTCGGCGTTCGGCGGTGTGATCGCCGTCAACCGCCCGGTCAGCAAGGAGATGGCGGAGCAGGTCGCCGAGATCTTCACCGAGGTCATCGTCGCGCCGGACTACGAGGAGGGGGCCCTGGAGGCTCTCGCCAAGAAGAAGAACATCCGGGTGCTGCGCGCCCCCGAGGGCCCGAAGAACGACGTCGAGGTCAAGGCCGTCGACGGCGGCGTCCTCCTCCAGGTCACCGACCGCCTCCAGGCCGGCGGCGACGATCCCGCCAACTGGACCCTGGCGACCGGCGATGCGCTCAGCGCCGGGGAACTGGCCGAACTCGCCTTCGCCTGGAAGGCCTGCCGGGCCGTGAAGTCCAACGCCATCCTGCTCGCCAAGGGCGGCGCGTCCGTGGGCGTGGGCATGGGGCAGGTCAACCGGGTGGACTCCTGCAAGCTCGCGGTCGAGCGGGCCGGCGCCGAGCGGGCCCGGGGCGCGTACGTCGCCTCAGACGCCTTCTTCCCGTTCCCGGACAACATCGACGTCCTGAGCGAGGCCGGCGTCAAGGCCATCGTCCAGCCCGGCGGTTCGGTCCGTGACGAGCTGGTCGTCGAGGCCGCTCAGAAGGCCGGCGTCACGATGTACTTCACGGGGACGCGGCACTTCTTCCACTGA